From one Deinococcus sp. QL22 genomic stretch:
- a CDS encoding carbohydrate ABC transporter permease, which produces MSLVSLKDRRRQPGGLSSWLDRNIRWVFPLPAVAVLFALTILPLLFNLVLGTQDRSVSDALPSRFVGAGNYLQALNDPRFWNATKLMFQFTAIAVPLQMLLGLGLALLLNRKMKAQGIVRALVLLPMISTPVAVALIWALMMDPNLGVLNYFLETLGLSRSLWLADAQLVIPALALVDIWQWTPLVALILLAGLQTMPDEPFEAARIDGASSWQAFRYITWPMLQASLFAALTLRLIDALKTFDIIEVMTQGGPGSASETLNVYAYHTGFEFLRVGYTAALLTLLLVIVAVVAVSVNLLRRRV; this is translated from the coding sequence ATGAGTCTTGTCTCTCTGAAGGACAGGCGCAGGCAGCCGGGGGGACTGTCCTCCTGGCTCGACCGCAATATCCGCTGGGTGTTTCCGTTGCCTGCCGTGGCCGTCCTGTTTGCCCTGACCATCTTGCCCCTGCTCTTTAACCTGGTGCTGGGCACCCAAGACCGTTCGGTGAGTGACGCCCTGCCCAGCCGGTTTGTGGGCGCGGGGAACTACCTTCAGGCCCTAAACGACCCCCGCTTCTGGAATGCCACCAAGCTGATGTTCCAGTTCACCGCCATCGCGGTGCCCCTTCAGATGCTGCTGGGGCTGGGCCTCGCCCTGCTGCTCAACCGCAAGATGAAGGCCCAGGGAATCGTGCGGGCGTTGGTGCTGCTGCCCATGATCAGCACGCCCGTCGCCGTCGCGCTCATTTGGGCGCTGATGATGGATCCCAATCTGGGCGTGCTGAACTACTTTCTGGAAACGCTGGGCCTGAGCCGCAGCCTGTGGTTGGCAGACGCCCAACTGGTCATTCCCGCCCTGGCCCTCGTGGACATCTGGCAGTGGACGCCGCTGGTGGCCCTGATCTTGCTGGCCGGTCTTCAGACCATGCCGGACGAACCCTTTGAAGCGGCCCGAATTGACGGCGCGTCGAGTTGGCAGGCGTTTCGGTACATCACCTGGCCGATGCTGCAAGCGTCCCTGTTCGCCGCGCTGACCTTGCGGCTGATCGACGCCCTCAAGACCTTCGACATCATCGAGGTCATGACCCAGGGAGGGCCGGGCAGCGCCAGCGAAACGCTCAACGTGTATGCCTATCACACCGGCTTCGAGTTCCTGCGGGTGGGCTATACGGCCGCCCTGCTCACTCTGCTGCTCGTCATTGTCGCGGTGGTCGCCGTCAGCGTGAACCTGCTCCGCAGGCGCGTATGA
- a CDS encoding sugar ABC transporter substrate-binding protein, with product MTVLLALTTVLVPSAAQAQTLKWDAYKGTSLRLLLNQHPWTTAIQPYFPEFEKLTGIKLVVETYPEAQFRQKVLVELSTGGANLDAFMLSPGQEGQLYARSGWVEDMDNYVNNRSLLVGNWAFSDFYPSVVKSTQYAGVMTGIPIQTETTMLFYRKDLFQKYQIAVPKTLTQLEAAAKALNGKDGVVGIALRGKGAAATSQFAPYMYSSGSTWLNASGEANYSDAKFVGAMNLYTRLIRNYGPAAAVTMSWPEVTNLFAQGKAAMFTDASLFRSIVDDPKSSTVAGKVGFAAFPAGAGGRKPTVTTWALALSKGSKNKQAGWLFTQWATNRQNQLRVLLKEVPAVRRSVWNDAAFKAQDKNPEWTRAHLSQLASANPQWNPPVSSVGEVRDALGQAIVGILQGGNTQTLLRTAQQATDAIISKEK from the coding sequence ATGACTGTCCTGCTCGCCCTCACCACCGTTCTCGTGCCGTCCGCCGCGCAGGCCCAGACCCTCAAGTGGGACGCGTACAAAGGCACGTCCCTGCGGCTGCTGCTCAACCAACATCCCTGGACGACTGCCATTCAGCCCTATTTCCCCGAGTTTGAGAAACTGACTGGAATCAAGCTGGTGGTCGAGACCTATCCAGAAGCGCAGTTCCGGCAGAAGGTTCTCGTGGAACTCTCGACTGGTGGAGCGAATCTGGACGCTTTCATGCTCTCGCCGGGCCAGGAAGGACAGCTCTACGCCAGGAGTGGCTGGGTCGAGGACATGGACAACTATGTCAACAATCGGTCGTTGCTGGTCGGCAACTGGGCCTTCAGCGACTTTTATCCCTCGGTGGTGAAGTCCACCCAGTATGCAGGCGTGATGACGGGCATCCCTATTCAGACCGAGACCACCATGCTGTTTTACCGCAAAGACTTGTTCCAGAAGTACCAGATTGCTGTGCCCAAAACCCTGACGCAGCTTGAGGCGGCGGCCAAAGCGCTGAACGGCAAGGACGGCGTGGTCGGCATTGCCCTGCGGGGGAAAGGCGCGGCGGCCACCAGTCAGTTTGCCCCCTACATGTACTCCAGCGGCAGCACCTGGCTGAATGCGAGTGGCGAGGCCAACTACAGCGACGCCAAATTCGTGGGGGCCATGAACCTCTATACGCGCCTGATTCGCAATTACGGTCCAGCCGCCGCAGTGACCATGAGCTGGCCTGAAGTGACCAATCTGTTTGCGCAGGGCAAAGCAGCGATGTTCACGGACGCCAGCCTGTTCCGCAGCATCGTGGATGATCCCAAGAGCAGCACGGTGGCGGGTAAAGTCGGCTTTGCGGCCTTCCCAGCCGGAGCGGGCGGACGCAAACCCACCGTGACCACCTGGGCCCTGGCGCTCAGCAAGGGCAGCAAAAACAAGCAGGCGGGCTGGCTGTTCACGCAGTGGGCCACCAACCGCCAGAACCAGCTGCGGGTGCTGCTCAAGGAGGTGCCTGCCGTGCGGCGCAGCGTCTGGAACGACGCCGCCTTCAAGGCGCAGGACAAGAACCCGGAATGGACTCGGGCGCACCTCTCGCAGCTCGCCAGTGCCAATCCGCAGTGGAACCCGCCCGTCAGCTCGGTGGGCGAAGTGCGCGACGCCCTGGGGCAGGCCATCGTCGGCATTTTGCAGGGGGGCAACACCCAGACGCTCCTCCGGACGGCGCAGCAGGCCACTGACGCCATCATCAGCAAAGAGAAATAA
- a CDS encoding MurR/RpiR family transcriptional regulator: MSVPPAHLAPMLRRLHLLRGEVGSASIRVIDHILSDPEGFLPLTIAELSDAAQTSDATVVRLVQALGFGGYQEFKLQLSRALAVSRHHDLAVDIQDTSVTVLRKVFDAASTALSDTLEHLNLEHFSGAVQAMSMARHIELIGLGGSGIVARDGQQRALRLGLSCGAQSDPGTFLPFCSLMEPTDVLIAICFSGTTPDILRAARLARQAGVTVVALTGLGRTPLVKLSHFVLTASAPGDEYRPENVAVRLPQLALLDALLTSLHVSQEPYMTARLTRVQNERRALHTELPL, from the coding sequence ATGTCAGTTCCCCCCGCCCACCTCGCACCTATGTTGCGCCGGCTCCACCTGCTGCGCGGCGAAGTAGGCTCCGCCAGCATTCGGGTGATTGACCACATCCTCTCTGATCCTGAGGGGTTCTTGCCGCTCACGATCGCTGAGCTCAGCGACGCCGCACAGACCAGCGACGCCACAGTCGTGCGCCTCGTTCAGGCCCTGGGATTTGGCGGTTACCAGGAGTTCAAGTTGCAGCTTTCACGGGCCCTGGCGGTCAGCCGCCATCACGACCTGGCGGTGGACATCCAGGACACCTCCGTGACCGTACTCCGGAAAGTGTTTGATGCCGCCAGTACAGCCCTAAGCGACACCCTCGAACACCTGAATCTGGAGCACTTCAGCGGCGCGGTGCAGGCCATGTCGATGGCCCGGCACATCGAGCTGATCGGTCTGGGCGGCAGCGGCATCGTCGCGCGGGACGGGCAGCAGCGGGCCCTGCGGCTGGGCCTGTCCTGCGGAGCACAGAGCGATCCCGGAACCTTTTTGCCGTTCTGTTCATTGATGGAACCGACCGACGTGTTGATCGCCATCTGCTTCAGCGGCACCACGCCGGACATTCTGCGTGCCGCCCGGCTGGCCCGGCAAGCCGGGGTCACCGTCGTGGCCCTCACCGGTCTGGGACGCACGCCGCTCGTCAAACTCTCCCACTTCGTGTTGACCGCTTCTGCGCCGGGGGACGAGTACCGCCCGGAGAACGTGGCGGTTCGCTTACCCCAACTCGCACTCCTGGACGCACTCCTGACCAGCCTGCATGTCTCTCAGGAACCCTACATGACCGCGCGCCTGACGCGGGTTCAGAACGAGCGCCGCGCCCTACATACCGAACTTCCTCTCTGA
- a CDS encoding N-acetylmuramoyl-L-alanine amidase encodes MNPPVNRRDLLRWGAACAGPTLLASCGLTKVAVLNHDTPGHRLNTLALAFPSIATTALWKAQAPKEPVTLLATRPTRIIVHHTASANVSDLSQAQAYSLARSIQQSHIDRGWIDSGQQFTISRGGYMLEGRHQSIDAARTGNQHVRGAHCEGFNDVSVGIENEGTYTSVAPPTAQYNALVQLCAWLCQQYSIPATELYGHRDFLNTSCPGDVLYARLPQLRRDVAARLGVNVRVWPTTRTGQTGERVRSVQFLLRARGQGGSVDGNYGSGTGSLVSAFQTSVGLTPDALVGSATWEKLILTVRRGNTEDAVQAVQSQLRSRGFAVAVDGVFGAGTESAVQSFQSSQGLGADGIAGPNTWVALVS; translated from the coding sequence ATGAACCCACCCGTAAACCGCCGTGATCTGTTGCGCTGGGGCGCGGCCTGTGCTGGCCCCACCTTGCTGGCCAGTTGCGGCCTGACGAAAGTGGCTGTTCTGAACCATGACACTCCCGGCCACCGCCTGAACACCCTGGCCCTGGCCTTCCCCAGCATTGCCACCACAGCCCTGTGGAAGGCGCAGGCCCCCAAGGAACCGGTCACCCTCTTGGCGACCCGGCCCACGCGGATTATTGTGCACCATACGGCCAGCGCCAACGTCAGCGATCTGTCTCAGGCCCAGGCGTACTCTCTGGCCCGCTCTATTCAGCAGAGCCATATTGACCGGGGCTGGATCGATTCGGGTCAGCAGTTCACCATCAGCCGGGGCGGGTACATGCTGGAAGGCCGTCACCAGAGCATCGACGCGGCCCGCACAGGCAACCAGCACGTGCGCGGGGCTCACTGCGAGGGCTTCAACGACGTTTCCGTGGGCATTGAAAACGAAGGAACTTACACCAGCGTTGCTCCGCCCACGGCCCAGTACAACGCCTTGGTGCAGCTGTGCGCCTGGCTGTGTCAGCAGTACTCCATTCCCGCCACCGAGCTGTACGGCCACCGCGACTTTCTGAACACCTCTTGCCCCGGCGACGTGCTGTACGCCAGGCTGCCTCAACTGCGGCGTGACGTGGCCGCCCGCCTGGGCGTCAATGTGCGGGTCTGGCCGACCACCCGAACCGGACAGACGGGAGAGCGCGTGAGGAGCGTGCAGTTTCTGCTGCGGGCGCGGGGGCAAGGCGGCAGTGTGGACGGCAACTATGGCAGCGGCACAGGCAGCCTCGTGAGCGCTTTCCAGACCTCGGTGGGCCTGACGCCGGACGCGCTGGTGGGATCGGCGACTTGGGAAAAGCTGATCCTGACCGTGCGGCGAGGCAACACCGAAGACGCCGTGCAGGCCGTTCAGAGTCAGCTGCGGAGTCGCGGCTTTGCTGTGGCCGTAGACGGCGTGTTCGGCGCGGGTACAGAAAGTGCCGTGCAGAGCTTTCAAAGCAGTCAGGGGTTGGGCGCAGACGGCATTGCCGGCCCAAATACCTGGGTGGCTCTGGTGAGCTGA
- a CDS encoding GreA/GreB family elongation factor, translating into MKITAAGWKRLQQSLEREQERLEEARAYVRDQMEANEAENLGLVEAQQQLAAVEERIEELRSVLDAAQVISVEGGQHDCVELGDYVLLKDLQSGRELRAQLVSPVEVAPTTQGVVQISSDSPVGRKLEGAKAGDSFEVTVGRRQAQYQVHSIETKA; encoded by the coding sequence ATGAAGATAACGGCGGCTGGATGGAAGCGTTTGCAGCAGAGTCTGGAACGCGAGCAAGAGCGTTTAGAGGAAGCCCGCGCCTACGTCCGGGATCAGATGGAAGCCAACGAAGCGGAAAATCTGGGGCTGGTGGAGGCCCAACAGCAACTGGCTGCGGTTGAGGAGCGCATTGAAGAGCTGAGAAGCGTGTTGGATGCGGCCCAGGTGATTTCGGTGGAAGGCGGTCAGCACGACTGTGTAGAGCTCGGTGATTACGTGCTGCTCAAAGACCTTCAGTCGGGGCGGGAATTGCGGGCTCAACTGGTCAGCCCGGTAGAGGTCGCCCCCACCACTCAGGGTGTGGTTCAGATCAGCTCGGACAGTCCGGTGGGCCGCAAGCTGGAAGGGGCAAAGGCCGGAGATTCCTTTGAAGTCACAGTGGGCCGCCGACAGGCGCAGTACCAGGTGCACAGCATTGAAACCAAAGCCTGA
- a CDS encoding DeoR/GlpR family DNA-binding transcription regulator, whose translation MLPLERQTRIIELMDVHETLLTQELAEKVGVSEATIRRDLQGMAEQGLLARTHGGAVRLQRSLTQEPAFAAKSVRMPSEKLAIADYVASQVKDGSTLIFDAGTTILAVAQRLAGRPLTAITLDLPAAQVLAVGETEVLLLGGRVRSNSFSITGPWTEELLRGLRADLFLMGAHAVDERGVSNAVIEEAMVKRLAIEASAKTLLLADHSKFGWRAMTQVCALDRVSEVVSDRKSRKFGWLRDAGLEVTLV comes from the coding sequence ATGCTCCCACTTGAGCGCCAAACGCGCATTATTGAACTGATGGACGTGCATGAAACATTGCTCACCCAAGAGCTTGCCGAAAAGGTAGGCGTTTCAGAGGCGACCATCCGGCGTGACCTGCAGGGCATGGCCGAACAGGGACTCCTGGCCCGAACACACGGAGGCGCGGTTCGCTTGCAGCGCAGTCTGACTCAGGAACCGGCGTTCGCAGCCAAATCGGTGCGGATGCCCAGCGAGAAGTTAGCGATTGCCGACTATGTCGCCTCTCAAGTCAAAGATGGCTCTACGCTTATCTTTGATGCTGGAACCACGATCCTCGCGGTGGCCCAGCGTCTGGCCGGCCGGCCCCTGACGGCCATTACGCTCGATCTGCCCGCCGCCCAAGTCCTGGCAGTCGGCGAGACGGAAGTGCTCTTGTTGGGGGGCCGGGTTCGCAGCAACTCCTTCAGCATCACCGGCCCGTGGACTGAGGAACTCCTGCGCGGTCTACGGGCTGACCTGTTCCTCATGGGTGCCCATGCCGTCGATGAACGCGGCGTCTCGAATGCAGTGATTGAGGAGGCGATGGTCAAGCGCCTGGCAATCGAGGCGAGCGCCAAGACTCTCTTGCTCGCCGATCACAGCAAGTTTGGCTGGCGAGCCATGACTCAGGTGTGCGCTCTAGACCGAGTGAGCGAAGTGGTGAGCGACCGGAAGAGTCGCAAGTTCGGCTGGCTGAGGGACGCGGGCCTGGAGGTCACGCTGGTGTGA
- a CDS encoding ABC transporter permease, whose protein sequence is MQKIQPSPNSAGRAAVIERLREAGILAILLLGAVVFSFTVPSFFSVDNAITGIGLSAAINTIVAIGLTYVIMTGGIDLSVGSTAALSAVVGADLMQRGVPPLLAVLIALGVGAAAGLVNGLLITRVQLAPFIVTLGTMTFYRGLALSYTNGQPILSLPDDFKRVLGGNLLGLPIPLLAALGLVLVFTLILKFTKTGQYILAIGGNAEAVRLSGINVNRYITLTYVISGVLAAFAALVLIAQLGAAEPILGNGWELSAIAAAVVGGTSLSGGKGNVVGALLGALLLSMLQNVLTLLGVQAFYQLLATGLIIIGAMVIDRYTRGR, encoded by the coding sequence ATGCAAAAGATCCAGCCCTCTCCGAATAGTGCAGGCCGCGCCGCCGTGATTGAGCGGCTGCGTGAAGCGGGCATTCTGGCCATCCTTCTTCTCGGCGCGGTGGTCTTCAGTTTCACCGTGCCGTCGTTTTTCTCCGTCGACAATGCCATCACCGGGATCGGCCTGAGCGCGGCCATCAATACGATCGTTGCCATTGGATTGACCTACGTAATCATGACCGGGGGCATTGACCTGAGTGTCGGATCAACTGCCGCGCTCTCAGCCGTCGTGGGCGCCGACCTGATGCAGCGCGGCGTGCCGCCGCTTCTGGCAGTCCTCATCGCTCTGGGAGTCGGTGCTGCCGCAGGACTTGTCAACGGGCTGCTGATCACCCGGGTACAGCTCGCCCCCTTCATCGTCACGCTGGGCACCATGACCTTCTACCGGGGTTTGGCGCTCTCTTACACCAATGGACAGCCGATCTTGTCGCTGCCGGACGATTTTAAACGCGTTCTGGGCGGCAACCTGTTGGGTTTACCTATTCCACTGCTGGCTGCCCTCGGGTTGGTTCTGGTGTTCACGCTGATCTTGAAGTTCACCAAAACTGGGCAGTACATCCTGGCCATCGGGGGCAACGCTGAAGCCGTGCGGCTGAGCGGGATCAACGTGAACCGGTACATCACCTTGACCTACGTCATTTCCGGGGTTCTGGCGGCCTTTGCCGCCCTGGTGCTGATCGCGCAGTTGGGCGCGGCAGAACCGATTCTCGGCAACGGCTGGGAACTGAGTGCCATCGCTGCCGCAGTGGTGGGCGGCACGAGCCTCTCCGGGGGCAAGGGCAATGTGGTCGGGGCGCTCCTGGGCGCGCTACTCCTGAGCATGTTGCAAAACGTCTTGACCCTCTTGGGCGTCCAGGCCTTCTACCAACTGCTGGCCACCGGCCTCATCATCATCGGCGCTATGGTGATCGACCGGTACACCCGCGGCCGCTGA
- a CDS encoding sugar ABC transporter ATP-binding protein, giving the protein MNWAHDGPLVPLSTRKETRFVAELLAAHHIHKSFSGVQVLRDVEFTLLAGEVHALLGENGAGKSTLLKTLFGMHRPDSGALTVNGKNVILNSPKDAEAQGIAMIHQELALIPELTVAQNVLLGNEGSEVLNYARMNARVKPFLDQVGLQVAPSLPVRRLTIAQQQMVEIARALARQARIIIMDEPTSSLTTHEIEQLYQVVRDLTATGVGIIYVSHHFDEIEALADRVTVLRDGQHIGTVHQRDVTQEQLVQMMVGRDLVAQTAPPERQAGSVRLAVRQLSRSGAFQDISLNVHAGEVVTLAGLIGAGRTEVLRAIYGADDVNTGEVELDGLVVARPSPDLMMRRGTGFIPEDRRMQGIVPDARVSVNMMLTSWAKGTATVQERDMRAQVAPQMLQLGIRPNNPDQTIRRLSGGNQQKVILARWLAAGCGLLLIDEPTRGIDVASKADIYALIDGLAAQGVAILMASSELPEVLRLSDRILVMREGRLVGELSRAQASEERILALATGAITHAKDPALSE; this is encoded by the coding sequence ATGAACTGGGCCCATGATGGCCCGCTCGTCCCCCTTTCTACCCGCAAGGAGACCCGTTTCGTGGCCGAACTGCTCGCTGCTCACCACATCCATAAATCGTTCAGCGGCGTGCAGGTGCTGCGCGACGTCGAGTTCACGCTCCTTGCCGGAGAGGTACATGCTCTGCTCGGGGAGAACGGCGCAGGGAAAAGCACCCTGCTCAAGACCCTGTTCGGGATGCACCGCCCCGATAGCGGCGCCCTCACTGTAAACGGGAAGAACGTTATCCTAAACAGTCCCAAAGACGCTGAAGCCCAGGGCATCGCGATGATCCATCAGGAACTGGCCCTCATTCCGGAACTCACCGTCGCGCAAAACGTCTTGCTGGGCAACGAGGGCAGCGAGGTGCTGAACTACGCGCGGATGAACGCCCGGGTCAAACCTTTTTTGGATCAGGTCGGCTTGCAGGTAGCCCCCAGCCTCCCCGTTCGGCGCCTGACCATCGCCCAGCAGCAGATGGTGGAAATTGCCCGCGCCCTGGCCCGTCAAGCCCGCATCATCATCATGGACGAGCCGACCTCCAGCCTCACTACCCATGAGATCGAGCAGCTCTACCAAGTGGTGCGCGACCTCACGGCCACGGGCGTCGGCATCATCTACGTCAGCCACCACTTTGATGAGATCGAGGCCCTCGCTGACCGGGTGACGGTCCTGCGCGACGGTCAACACATCGGCACTGTGCACCAGCGCGACGTGACTCAGGAACAGCTCGTGCAGATGATGGTCGGCCGCGACCTGGTGGCGCAAACAGCGCCGCCCGAGCGCCAAGCCGGGTCTGTGCGGCTGGCCGTGCGGCAATTGAGCCGGTCAGGAGCTTTCCAAGACATCAGCCTGAACGTCCATGCAGGCGAAGTGGTCACCCTAGCAGGCCTCATTGGGGCCGGGCGTACCGAGGTACTCCGCGCCATTTACGGAGCGGACGACGTCAATACCGGTGAGGTCGAACTCGACGGCCTGGTTGTGGCGCGTCCGTCGCCCGACCTGATGATGCGGCGGGGCACCGGCTTTATTCCAGAAGACCGGCGAATGCAGGGCATCGTGCCGGACGCCCGGGTGAGCGTCAACATGATGCTGACGAGCTGGGCCAAGGGCACCGCGACCGTTCAGGAACGCGACATGCGGGCCCAGGTTGCCCCACAGATGCTGCAACTGGGCATCCGCCCCAACAATCCTGACCAAACCATCCGCCGACTGTCCGGCGGCAACCAGCAAAAGGTCATCTTGGCCCGCTGGCTGGCCGCGGGCTGCGGCCTGCTCCTGATCGACGAACCGACCCGGGGCATCGACGTGGCCAGCAAGGCCGATATCTACGCCCTGATCGACGGACTCGCAGCTCAGGGGGTGGCCATCCTGATGGCGTCCTCTGAATTGCCGGAAGTGTTGAGACTGAGTGACCGAATTCTAGTGATGCGTGAAGGCCGCCTGGTGGGCGAACTTTCCCGTGCCCAGGCCAGCGAGGAGCGCATCCTGGCGCTGGCCACCGGAGCGATAACCCATGCAAAAGATCCAGCCCTCTCCGAATAG
- a CDS encoding substrate-binding domain-containing protein, which produces MKITAALCTLTALLSSLAAAQTFSPDTEKSRIESSQLTAKFGPVPKPTAGIQFGGVMKALSNEYWQLLRSGYLKGASKYGVKVDAQAPSNESDQIGQLSMMNTMIGKGYKALLVSPQSDVNLLPGIARAGKTSLVINVNDAVAPTAQHFVGNIQYDNGVSVAQYLLKTFPKGGQVAVIEGQAGVYAAKQRTLGFKTTLAKNPALKIVASVPADWDRQKAFTTARDLLRRYPNLTAFYCNNDTMALGVVEAVKASKRLGKTLVFGTDGINAAYDSIKKGELTGTVDSFPSLTGEVAVEVAVRLLAGQKLPRVVATPQALVMKNTVAKYELFKK; this is translated from the coding sequence ATGAAGATCACCGCCGCACTCTGTACCCTGACCGCCCTGCTCAGCAGTCTCGCCGCCGCCCAAACCTTCTCGCCCGACACCGAGAAAAGCCGCATCGAGTCATCACAGCTCACTGCGAAGTTCGGCCCAGTGCCCAAGCCCACCGCCGGCATCCAGTTCGGCGGCGTGATGAAGGCGCTCTCGAACGAGTACTGGCAGCTGCTGCGCAGCGGGTACCTGAAAGGCGCCAGCAAGTACGGAGTCAAAGTGGACGCCCAGGCCCCCTCCAACGAGAGTGACCAGATCGGCCAACTCAGCATGATGAACACCATGATCGGCAAAGGGTACAAAGCCCTGCTGGTCTCACCGCAAAGTGACGTCAACCTGCTGCCCGGCATTGCACGCGCCGGCAAGACCAGCCTGGTCATCAACGTTAACGACGCTGTCGCCCCCACCGCCCAGCACTTTGTCGGGAATATTCAGTACGACAACGGCGTGAGCGTCGCCCAGTACCTGCTCAAAACCTTCCCCAAGGGCGGTCAAGTGGCCGTGATTGAGGGCCAGGCGGGCGTCTACGCCGCCAAACAGCGCACGCTTGGTTTCAAGACCACGCTCGCCAAGAACCCGGCGCTCAAGATCGTGGCCAGCGTACCCGCCGACTGGGACCGCCAGAAGGCCTTCACGACCGCCCGCGACCTGCTGCGGCGCTACCCTAATCTGACGGCGTTCTACTGCAACAACGACACCATGGCCCTGGGTGTGGTCGAAGCGGTCAAGGCCTCAAAACGCTTGGGCAAGACGCTGGTGTTCGGCACAGACGGCATCAATGCCGCCTACGACAGCATCAAGAAGGGTGAGCTGACAGGTACGGTCGACTCATTCCCGAGCCTCACAGGGGAAGTTGCGGTCGAGGTTGCCGTACGCCTGCTGGCAGGGCAAAAGCTCCCCCGGGTGGTGGCCACACCCCAGGCCCTGGTCATGAAAAATACCGTCGCCAAGTACGAGCTGTTTAAGAAGTAA
- a CDS encoding PfkB family carbohydrate kinase, translating to MPERVQVLFAGSLHVDQMIRLPQLPAPGETVIATESWTQLGGKATNQAVAAAPHVQSLLLACVGNDAQGREAQTTLSALGVQPTFQVSGHLPTGSSVALIESSGENVGIVLPGANADLQAEAFQTLLSTDPVRLLVCQWETAPDTLQQLLQEARAAGITTLVNAAPWLDTHRGTLSLADHVVVNAPEAHAWTGLDPQARLPHIAFNHPSVVVTLGAGGALHYQDGELTTDLRVPAVEALSTHGAGDHFVGVLAAHVASGNPLPQALQQAVTSAAQFVQQLHNHPIPAPS from the coding sequence ATGCCTGAGAGAGTGCAGGTGCTGTTTGCCGGAAGCCTCCATGTCGATCAGATGATCCGGCTGCCCCAGTTGCCTGCCCCGGGGGAAACAGTCATCGCGACCGAGAGTTGGACTCAGTTGGGCGGCAAAGCCACCAACCAAGCAGTTGCCGCCGCACCGCATGTTCAGAGCCTGCTGCTGGCCTGCGTTGGTAACGACGCTCAGGGTCGGGAAGCGCAAACTACCCTATCTGCCCTAGGTGTGCAGCCGACCTTTCAGGTCTCCGGGCACCTGCCCACCGGCTCCAGCGTCGCACTGATCGAGTCATCTGGAGAGAATGTCGGCATCGTCTTGCCCGGCGCGAACGCCGACCTCCAGGCCGAAGCCTTCCAGACCCTGCTGAGCACTGACCCCGTACGCCTGCTGGTCTGTCAGTGGGAAACAGCCCCAGATACCCTTCAGCAGCTGCTCCAAGAGGCCCGGGCCGCAGGCATCACCACACTCGTCAACGCTGCCCCGTGGTTGGACACTCACCGCGGCACCCTGTCCCTCGCCGACCACGTGGTGGTCAATGCCCCTGAAGCACACGCCTGGACAGGCCTCGATCCCCAGGCGCGGCTGCCCCACATCGCCTTCAATCATCCCAGCGTCGTGGTCACCCTGGGAGCTGGTGGGGCCCTGCATTACCAAGACGGCGAGCTGACCACCGATCTCCGGGTACCCGCGGTCGAGGCGCTCTCGACCCACGGCGCAGGCGATCACTTTGTGGGTGTGCTGGCGGCCCACGTGGCCAGTGGCAACCCTCTGCCTCAAGCGCTCCAGCAGGCCGTGACTTCGGCCGCCCAATTCGTCCAGCAGCTCCACAACCACCCCATACCTGCCCCTTCATAA